The following proteins are encoded in a genomic region of Thalassophryne amazonica chromosome 5, fThaAma1.1, whole genome shotgun sequence:
- the enkd1 gene encoding enkurin domain-containing protein 1 produces the protein MCEGPSLISGPIPPDPTLFPEYYKRPASARGRLEGNKGGTLALLTGPLAPDPVLYPGCYSARIPANPPRVGTNAAHILEQGQRGIVGELLKLNDVSVTPLTPKQKQVHNFRKDNVQRLREIQRRYKEQETKKSHSRPVPVKALWISPKYQNIPSKVMVHLQDASPAVKPQCQNFLKGHSNCSSAGLPRTNSNTSLMAGRHPACCDTKQDHNVELHVQGQAVDFIRHNAQTAGKTVLRRSQSLTNLRDRPVPSAVKGQVPQYLEERKKQWRKEEEERRKNTPDPSIPAGHTLMPEKERQETLQTLKDTHRCLVTELLSLPLRVDTLNVRSRRAHLDCRLSEIEEAIKIFSRDKVYIKSTS, from the exons ATGTGTGAGGGACCTTCATTGATATCTGGGCCAATACCCCCAGATCCTACTCTTTTTCCTGAGTACTACAAGCGACCTGCTTCAG CTCGTGGCCGTTTGGAAGGAAACAAAGGTGGAACATTGGCTCTGCTCACAGGGCCACTCGCCCCTGATCCCGTGCTGTACCCTGGTTGTTATAGTGCTCGTATTCCAGCAAATCCTCCTCGGGTTGGCACTAATGCGGCACACATATTGGAACAAGGACAGAGAGGAATTGTGGGGGAACTGCTCAAGCTAAATGATGTTTCTGTCACTCCTCTGACTCCCAAACAGA AGCAAGTGCATAACTTTCGTAAAGATAACGTACAGCGGCTCAGAGAGATTCAGAGACGCTATAAAGAACAAGAGACTAAGAAGTCACACTCCCGCCCTGTTCCAGTTAAAGCTCTCTGGATCTCCCCCAAGTACCAGAACATTCCATCTAAGGTCATGGTCCATCTGCAG GATGCAAGTCCAGCTGTTAAGCCACAGTGTCAAAACTTTCTCAAGGGGCACTCAAACTGCAGCTCTGCTGGCCTCCCCCGAACCAATAGCAATACCTCTTTGATGGCTGGACGTCACCCAGCCTGCTGTGACACCAAACAGGACCACAACGTGGAA TTGCACGTTCAAGGTCAGGCTGTAGACTTCATACGGCACAATGCACAAACTGCAGGAAAAACTGTGCTGCGTCGGTCCCAGTCACTGACAAACCTCAGAGACAGGCCTGTGCCCAGTGCTGTCAAAGGACAAGTCCCTCAATA tcttGAGGAAAGGAAGAAGCAGTGGcgtaaagaggaggaggagaggaggaagAACACACCTGATCCCTCCATCCCAGCAGGCCACACACTGATGCCAGAAAAGGAAAGACAGGAAACATTGCAGACCCTCAAAGACA CCCATCGCTGCCTGGTCACGGAGCTGCTGTCACTGCCACTCAGAGTCGACACTTTGAACGTTCGCTCACGTCGGGCTCATCTCGATTGTAGACTTTCTGAGATTGAGGAAGCAATTAAGATATTCTCCAGGGATAAAGTATACATCAAATCAACTTCATAA